Proteins encoded within one genomic window of Streptomyces kaniharaensis:
- a CDS encoding ribonuclease J, with amino-acid sequence MSHPHPELGAPPALKEGALRITPLGGLGEIGRNMTVFEYGDRILIVDCGVLFPEDEQPGVDLILPDFSYIRDRLDKVDGIILTHGHEDHIGAVPFLLRENPDIPLIGSKLTLALIEAKLAEHRIRPYVLEVKEGERERIGPFDCEFIAVNHSIPDALAVAIRTPAGMVVATGDFKMDQLPLDGRLTDLPTFAKLAEEGMDLLLVDSTNAEVPGFIPHERDISAALRNVFANAEKRIIVASFASHVHRIQQVLDAAHEYKRKVAFVGRSMVRNMGIARDLGYLKVPGNMIVDVKQLDDLPDKEVVLICTGSQGEPMAALSRMANRDHQIRIVEGDTVVLASSLIPGNENAVYRVINGLTRWGAKVVHKGNAKVHVSGHASAGELLYFFNICKPRNLMPVHGEWRHLRAAADLGILTGVPRNRTVIAEDGVCVDLEGGVARIAGKVRAGYVYVDGASVGDITEASLKDRKILGEEGFISVFVAVDSTNGKIVGGPTIQARGSGIEDNAFVPVAAKLQEALDRSASDGVLEPRQVQQLVRRTIGKWVADNYRRRPMILPVVVEV; translated from the coding sequence TTGAGCCACCCGCACCCCGAACTCGGCGCGCCCCCGGCCCTGAAGGAGGGCGCCCTGCGGATCACTCCGCTCGGCGGCCTCGGCGAGATCGGCCGCAACATGACGGTCTTCGAGTACGGGGACCGCATCCTGATCGTCGACTGCGGTGTCCTCTTCCCCGAGGACGAGCAGCCCGGCGTGGACCTGATCCTCCCGGACTTCAGCTACATCCGGGACCGCCTCGACAAGGTCGACGGCATCATCCTCACCCACGGGCACGAGGACCACATCGGCGCCGTGCCCTTCCTGCTCCGGGAGAACCCGGACATCCCGCTGATCGGCTCCAAGCTCACCCTCGCCCTGATCGAGGCCAAGCTCGCCGAGCACCGCATCCGGCCGTACGTTCTGGAGGTGAAGGAGGGCGAGCGCGAGCGCATCGGCCCCTTCGACTGCGAGTTCATCGCGGTCAACCACTCCATCCCGGACGCGCTCGCCGTGGCGATCCGCACCCCCGCCGGCATGGTCGTCGCCACCGGCGACTTCAAGATGGACCAGCTGCCGCTCGACGGCCGCCTGACCGACCTGCCGACCTTCGCCAAGCTGGCGGAGGAGGGCATGGACCTGCTGCTGGTGGACTCCACCAACGCCGAGGTCCCCGGCTTCATCCCGCACGAGCGGGACATCTCGGCCGCGCTGCGGAACGTCTTCGCGAACGCCGAGAAGCGCATCATCGTCGCCTCCTTCGCCAGCCACGTGCACCGCATCCAGCAGGTGCTGGACGCCGCGCACGAGTACAAGCGCAAGGTCGCCTTCGTCGGCCGCTCGATGGTCCGCAACATGGGCATCGCCCGCGACCTCGGGTACCTGAAGGTCCCCGGCAACATGATCGTGGACGTCAAGCAACTGGACGACCTGCCGGACAAGGAGGTCGTGCTGATCTGCACCGGTTCGCAGGGCGAGCCGATGGCGGCGCTGTCCCGGATGGCCAACCGCGACCACCAGATCCGCATCGTCGAGGGCGACACCGTCGTCCTGGCCTCCTCGCTGATCCCCGGCAACGAGAACGCCGTCTACCGCGTCATCAACGGCCTGACCCGCTGGGGCGCCAAGGTCGTGCACAAGGGCAACGCCAAGGTGCACGTCTCCGGCCACGCCTCGGCCGGCGAGCTCCTGTACTTCTTCAACATCTGCAAGCCGCGCAACCTGATGCCGGTCCACGGCGAGTGGCGCCACCTGCGGGCCGCCGCGGATCTGGGCATCCTCACCGGTGTGCCGCGTAACCGCACGGTCATCGCCGAGGACGGCGTCTGCGTCGACCTGGAGGGCGGCGTCGCCCGGATCGCCGGCAAGGTGCGGGCCGGCTACGTCTATGTGGACGGCGCCTCGGTCGGCGACATCACCGAGGCCTCGCTCAAGGACCGCAAGATCCTCGGCGAGGAGGGCTTCATCTCCGTCTTCGTCGCGGTCGACTCCACGAACGGCAAGATCGTGGGCGGCCCGACCATCCAGGCCCGTGGCTCCGGCATCGAGGACAACGCGTTCGTGCCGGTCGCCGCCAAGCTCCAGGAGGCCCTGGACCGCTCGGCGAGCGACGGCGTCCTCGAACCCCGCCAGGTCCAGCAGCTGGTCCGCCGGACCATCGGCAAGTGGGTGGCGGACAACTACCGCCGCCGGCCGATGATCCTGCCGGTCGTCGTCGAGGTCTGA
- the dapA gene encoding 4-hydroxy-tetrahydrodipicolinate synthase, with protein MAPTSTPQTPFGRVLTAMVTPFTADGRLDLDGAQRLATHLVDSGNDGLVVNGTTGESPTTSDTEKAQLVRAVVEAVGDRAHVVAGVGTNDTHHSVELARQAEAAGAHGLLVVTPYYSKPPQEGLYRHTVEIADATGLPVMLYDIPGRSGVALGHETLVRLGEHPRIVANKDAKGDLGAAAWAIARSDLAWYSGDDILNLPLLSVGAVGVVSVVGHVVAGELRAMIEAYLSGDVAKATAIHQGLLPVFSGMFRTQGVILAKAALGLQGLPAGPLRLPLIGATPEEIAQLKKDLAAGGVDL; from the coding sequence ATGGCTCCGACCTCCACCCCCCAGACGCCGTTCGGCCGGGTCCTGACCGCGATGGTCACCCCGTTCACCGCCGACGGCCGACTCGACCTCGACGGCGCCCAGCGCCTCGCCACGCACCTCGTCGACTCCGGCAACGACGGACTCGTCGTCAACGGCACCACCGGGGAGTCCCCGACCACCAGCGACACCGAGAAGGCGCAGCTGGTCCGCGCCGTCGTGGAGGCCGTGGGAGACCGCGCCCACGTGGTGGCCGGCGTCGGCACCAACGACACCCACCACAGCGTCGAGCTGGCCCGCCAGGCCGAGGCCGCGGGAGCCCACGGCCTGCTGGTCGTCACGCCGTACTACAGCAAGCCCCCGCAGGAGGGCCTGTACCGGCACACGGTCGAGATCGCCGACGCCACCGGGCTGCCGGTCATGCTGTACGACATCCCGGGCCGCAGCGGTGTCGCGCTGGGCCACGAGACGCTGGTCCGCCTCGGGGAGCACCCGCGGATCGTCGCCAACAAGGACGCCAAGGGCGACCTCGGCGCCGCGGCCTGGGCCATCGCCCGGTCCGACCTCGCCTGGTACTCCGGGGACGACATCCTCAACCTGCCGCTGCTGTCGGTCGGAGCCGTCGGCGTGGTCAGCGTCGTCGGGCACGTCGTCGCCGGCGAGCTGCGGGCGATGATCGAGGCCTACCTGTCGGGTGATGTGGCCAAGGCCACGGCGATCCACCAGGGCCTGCTTCCCGTGTTCAGCGGTATGTTCCGCACGCAGGGCGTGATCCTCGCCAAGGCGGCGCTGGGCCTCCAGGGGCTGCCGGCCGGCCCGCTGCGGCTGCCGCTGATCGGCGCGACGCCCGAGGAGATCGCCCAACTGAAGAAGGATCTCGCCGCAGGCGGGGTAGACCTGTAA
- the thyX gene encoding FAD-dependent thymidylate synthase: MSDDTTAPRFRGDVTVELVRSAAADSDVIWAARVSTAGEQSLEALQQDPEKSKGLINFLMRDRHGTPFEHNSMTFFISAPIFVFREFHRHRSGWSYNEESGRYRELEPVFYVPAEDRKLVQQGRPGRYEFVEGSPEQHRTTTEAMEAAYREAYARYQEMLAAGVAREVARAVLPVGLFSSMYATCNSRSLMHFLSLRTKRENSAVPSFPQREIEMVAEQMEEQWAQLMPLTHAAFEKHGRVAP, translated from the coding sequence GTGAGCGACGATACGACGGCCCCCCGGTTCCGCGGCGATGTGACGGTGGAGCTGGTCCGCAGCGCCGCCGCCGACTCGGACGTCATCTGGGCGGCCCGCGTCTCGACCGCGGGGGAGCAGTCCCTGGAGGCGCTCCAGCAGGACCCGGAGAAGTCCAAGGGCCTGATCAACTTCCTGATGCGCGACCGGCACGGCACGCCGTTCGAGCACAACTCGATGACCTTCTTCATCAGCGCGCCGATCTTCGTGTTCCGCGAGTTCCACCGGCACCGCAGCGGCTGGTCGTACAACGAGGAGTCCGGCCGCTACCGCGAGCTGGAGCCGGTCTTCTACGTGCCGGCCGAGGACCGCAAACTGGTCCAGCAGGGCCGCCCCGGCCGCTACGAGTTCGTCGAGGGCAGCCCCGAGCAGCACCGGACCACCACCGAGGCGATGGAGGCCGCGTACCGCGAGGCGTACGCCCGCTACCAGGAGATGCTGGCGGCCGGTGTGGCCCGCGAGGTGGCGCGCGCGGTGCTGCCGGTCGGCCTGTTCTCCTCGATGTACGCGACCTGCAACTCCCGTTCGCTGATGCACTTCCTGTCGCTGCGGACCAAGCGGGAGAACTCGGCCGTGCCGTCCTTCCCGCAGCGCGAGATCGAGATGGTCGCCGAGCAGATGGAGGAGCAGTGGGCGCAGCTCATGCCGCTCACCCATGCGGCCTTCGAGAAGCACGGCCGGGTCGCCCCCTGA
- a CDS encoding tetratricopeptide repeat protein, whose amino-acid sequence MTSRTGFFVLSGVLLMVALICVGEGVQLVATGKPLGIGIGICAFVIPVIGVWFLRQTVRFGRASERLARELEAEGGLPVDELKRSTGGRIDRASADAVFARRQAEAEAAPGDWRVWFRLAVAYADAGDTPRARKTMQHAIRLHSTEPARSNA is encoded by the coding sequence ATGACCTCTCGTACCGGCTTCTTCGTCCTGTCCGGCGTGCTGCTGATGGTCGCCCTGATCTGCGTGGGCGAGGGCGTCCAGCTCGTCGCCACCGGCAAGCCGCTCGGCATCGGCATCGGGATCTGCGCCTTCGTCATCCCGGTGATCGGTGTCTGGTTCCTGCGCCAGACCGTCCGCTTCGGCCGGGCCAGCGAGCGTCTGGCCCGGGAACTGGAGGCCGAGGGCGGCCTGCCGGTGGACGAGCTGAAGCGCAGCACCGGCGGGCGGATCGACCGGGCCTCGGCCGACGCGGTGTTCGCCCGCCGCCAGGCCGAGGCGGAGGCCGCGCCCGGCGACTGGCGGGTCTGGTTCCGGCTGGCGGTGGCGTACGCCGACGCCGGCGACACCCCGCGCGCCCGCAAGACCATGCAGCACGCCATCCGGCTGCACAGCACCGAACCCGCAAGGAGTAACGCGTGA
- the dapB gene encoding 4-hydroxy-tetrahydrodipicolinate reductase, with protein sequence MTLRVAVIGAKGRIGSEAVKAVEAAPDMELVATLGRGSRPEELTEAGAQVAVELTHPDSVMGNLDYCLHHGIHVVTGTTGWTDERLATVRGWLTEAPELGLLIAPNFSIGAILGMKFSQMAARYFESVEVVELHHDRKADAPSGTATRTAQLIAAARAEAGRPPQQDPTTHGLPGARGADVDGVPVHAVRLRGLLAHQQVMFGDTGETLTIRHDSLHHSSFMPGILLGARKVVDHPGLTFGLEHFLDL encoded by the coding sequence ATGACGCTGCGTGTCGCCGTGATCGGCGCCAAGGGCCGGATCGGCTCCGAGGCCGTCAAGGCCGTCGAGGCCGCGCCGGACATGGAACTGGTCGCCACCCTCGGCCGCGGGTCCCGGCCGGAGGAGCTGACCGAGGCCGGGGCGCAGGTCGCCGTCGAACTGACCCACCCGGACTCGGTGATGGGCAACCTCGACTACTGCCTGCACCACGGCATCCACGTGGTCACCGGCACCACCGGCTGGACGGACGAGCGGCTCGCCACCGTCCGCGGCTGGCTGACCGAGGCACCGGAGCTCGGCCTGCTCATCGCGCCGAACTTCTCCATCGGCGCGATCCTCGGCATGAAGTTCTCCCAGATGGCCGCCCGGTACTTCGAGTCGGTCGAGGTCGTCGAGCTCCACCACGACCGCAAGGCCGACGCCCCCAGCGGCACCGCCACCCGCACCGCCCAGCTGATCGCCGCAGCCCGGGCCGAGGCCGGCCGCCCGCCGCAGCAGGACCCGACCACCCACGGCCTGCCCGGCGCGCGCGGCGCCGACGTGGACGGGGTGCCGGTGCACGCCGTCCGGCTGCGCGGCCTGCTCGCCCACCAGCAGGTGATGTTCGGCGACACCGGCGAGACGCTCACCATCCGGCACGACTCGCTGCACCACAGCAGCTTCATGCCGGGCATCCTGCTGGGTGCCCGCAAGGTCGTCGACCACCCGGGGCTGACCTTCGGCCTCGAACACTTCCTGGACCTGTGA
- a CDS encoding M16 family metallopeptidase yields MRSYARLPTEVPPVAQAPAVKQRPGTTRTLLKGVDGAGTVRRTVLPGGLRVVTETLPTVRSATFGIWVGVGSRDETPQLNGATHYLEHLLFKGTERRSALDISAALDAVGGEMNAFTAKENTCYYARVLDTDLPLAIDVVCDMLTGSLIRTEDVEAERGVILEEMAMAEDDPGDVVHDLFAKVIYGSGPLGRPILGTQETIKTLTRDQIAGFYHRRYRPEHLVVAAAGNLDHRKVVKQVEQAFAPVLARSSAAPAEARRGVKALRTAGRVEVLNRATEQAHLVLGVPGVPRHDERRWAMGVLNAALGGGMSSRLFQEIREKRGLAYSVYSYSSSYADSGLFGIYAGCQPKRVEEVLRICRAELAKVVAEGITEEELQRAIGQISGSTVLGMEDTGSLMNRIGKAELSYGHHLSVDDMLARIAAVTLDDVRAVARDVLGAYRPSLALIGPVNDKRAAKLADLLV; encoded by the coding sequence ATGCGTTCGTACGCGCGTCTTCCTACGGAGGTACCCCCCGTGGCCCAGGCCCCGGCGGTAAAGCAGCGTCCCGGCACCACCCGGACCCTGCTCAAGGGCGTCGACGGCGCCGGCACGGTGCGCCGCACCGTCCTCCCCGGCGGCCTGCGGGTCGTCACCGAGACCCTGCCGACGGTGCGCTCCGCGACCTTCGGCATCTGGGTCGGCGTCGGCTCGCGGGACGAGACCCCGCAGCTGAACGGCGCCACCCACTACCTGGAGCACCTGCTCTTCAAGGGCACCGAGCGGCGCAGCGCGCTGGACATCTCGGCTGCCCTGGACGCGGTCGGCGGCGAGATGAACGCCTTCACCGCGAAGGAGAACACCTGCTACTACGCCCGGGTGCTGGACACCGACCTGCCGCTGGCCATCGACGTGGTCTGCGACATGCTCACCGGCTCGCTGATCCGCACCGAGGACGTCGAGGCCGAGCGCGGCGTCATCCTCGAGGAGATGGCGATGGCCGAGGACGACCCGGGCGACGTGGTGCACGACCTGTTCGCCAAGGTGATCTACGGCAGCGGCCCGCTCGGCCGCCCGATCCTCGGCACCCAGGAGACCATCAAGACGCTCACCCGGGACCAGATCGCCGGCTTCTACCACCGCCGCTACCGGCCCGAGCACCTGGTCGTGGCCGCGGCCGGCAACCTCGACCACCGCAAGGTGGTCAAGCAGGTCGAGCAGGCCTTCGCCCCCGTCCTGGCCCGCTCCTCCGCCGCCCCCGCCGAGGCCCGGCGCGGCGTCAAGGCGCTGCGCACGGCCGGCAGGGTCGAGGTGCTCAACCGCGCCACCGAGCAGGCCCACCTGGTGCTGGGCGTGCCCGGCGTGCCGCGGCACGACGAGCGCCGCTGGGCGATGGGCGTGCTCAACGCGGCCCTCGGCGGCGGGATGAGCTCCCGGCTGTTCCAGGAGATCCGCGAGAAGCGCGGCCTGGCCTACTCGGTGTACTCGTACTCCTCGTCCTACGCGGACAGCGGCCTGTTCGGCATCTACGCCGGCTGCCAGCCCAAGCGCGTCGAGGAGGTGCTGCGAATCTGCCGCGCGGAGCTGGCCAAGGTGGTCGCCGAGGGCATCACCGAGGAGGAGCTGCAGCGCGCGATCGGCCAGATCTCCGGCTCCACCGTGCTCGGCATGGAGGACACCGGCTCGCTGATGAACCGGATCGGCAAGGCCGAGCTCAGCTACGGGCACCACCTGTCGGTGGACGACATGCTGGCCCGGATCGCGGCCGTGACCCTGGACGACGTCCGGGCGGTCGCCCGTGATGTGCTGGGTGCGTACCGGCCGTCGCTGGCGCTGATCGGCCCGGTCAACGACAAGCGGGCGGCCAAGCTCGCCGATCTGCTGGTGTGA
- a CDS encoding polyribonucleotide nucleotidyltransferase, whose amino-acid sequence MEENVFYAEAVIDNGSFGTRTIRFETGRLARQAAGSAVAYLDDDTMVLSATSASKQPKEHFDFFPLTVDVEERMYAAGRIPGSFFRREGRPSEDAVLTCRLIDRPLRPSFVKGLRNEVQVVVTVMALNPDHLYDVVAINAASASTQLAGLPFSGPIGGVRVALIKGQWVAFPTHSELESAVFDMVVAGRVLPDGDVAIMMVEAEATDKTIKLVEGGAEAPTEEVVAAGLDAAKPFIKVLCAAQSQLAAQAAKPTGEFPVFLDYQDDVLAALTAAVKDELAQALTIAGKQERNNELDRVKALAGEKLLPEFEGREKEISAAYNALTKKIVRERVIKDKIRIDGRGVTDIRTLAAEVEAIPRVHGSALFERGETQILGVTTLNMLRMEQQLDTLSPETRRRYMHNYNFPPYSVGETGRVGSPKRREIGHGALAERAILPVLPTREEFPYAIRQVSEALGSNGSTSMGSVCASTMSLLNAGVPLKAAVAGIAMGLISQEIDGETHYVALTDILGAEDAYGDMDFKVAGTRNFVTALQLDTKLNGIPASVLAAALKQARDARLHILDVMNEAIDSPDEMSPNAPRIITIKIPVDKIGEVIGPKGKMINQIQEDTGAEITIEDDGTIYIGAADGPAAEAARTTINQIANPTMPEVGERYLGTVVKTTTFGAFVSLMPGKDGLLHISQIRKLAGGKRVENVEDVLAVGAKVQVEIAEIDPRGKLSLIPVIEGEEGGEAASE is encoded by the coding sequence GTGGAAGAGAACGTGTTCTACGCCGAGGCCGTGATCGACAACGGTTCCTTCGGCACCCGTACCATCCGCTTCGAGACGGGCCGCCTGGCCCGCCAGGCCGCCGGCTCCGCCGTGGCCTACCTGGACGACGACACCATGGTGCTGTCGGCCACCAGCGCGTCCAAGCAGCCGAAGGAGCACTTCGACTTCTTCCCGCTGACCGTGGACGTCGAGGAGCGGATGTACGCCGCGGGCCGCATCCCCGGCTCGTTCTTCCGTCGCGAGGGCCGGCCCTCCGAGGACGCGGTCCTCACCTGCCGCCTGATCGACCGCCCGCTGCGCCCGTCCTTCGTCAAGGGCCTGCGCAACGAGGTCCAGGTCGTCGTCACCGTGATGGCGCTCAACCCCGACCACCTGTACGACGTGGTCGCCATCAACGCCGCGTCCGCCTCCACCCAGCTGGCGGGCCTGCCGTTCTCCGGCCCGATCGGCGGCGTGCGCGTCGCGCTGATCAAGGGCCAGTGGGTCGCCTTCCCGACCCACAGCGAGCTGGAGTCGGCCGTCTTCGACATGGTCGTCGCCGGTCGCGTCCTGCCGGACGGCGACGTCGCGATCATGATGGTCGAGGCCGAGGCCACCGACAAGACCATCAAGCTGGTCGAGGGCGGCGCCGAGGCGCCGACCGAGGAGGTCGTGGCCGCCGGTCTCGACGCCGCCAAGCCGTTCATCAAGGTGCTGTGCGCCGCGCAGTCGCAGCTGGCCGCCCAGGCCGCCAAGCCCACCGGCGAGTTCCCGGTCTTCCTGGACTATCAGGACGACGTCCTCGCCGCGCTGACCGCCGCCGTCAAGGACGAGCTGGCCCAGGCCCTCACCATCGCGGGCAAGCAGGAGCGCAACAACGAGCTGGACCGCGTCAAGGCGCTGGCCGGCGAGAAGCTGCTGCCCGAGTTCGAGGGCCGGGAGAAGGAGATCAGCGCCGCCTACAACGCGCTGACCAAGAAGATCGTCCGCGAGCGCGTCATCAAGGACAAGATCCGCATCGACGGCCGCGGCGTCACCGACATCCGCACCCTGGCCGCCGAGGTCGAGGCCATCCCGCGCGTCCACGGTTCGGCCCTGTTCGAGCGCGGCGAGACCCAGATCCTGGGCGTCACCACGCTGAACATGCTGCGCATGGAGCAGCAGCTCGACACGCTCTCCCCGGAGACGCGCCGCCGCTACATGCACAACTACAACTTCCCGCCGTACTCGGTCGGCGAGACCGGCCGCGTGGGCTCGCCCAAGCGCCGCGAGATCGGCCACGGCGCCCTGGCCGAGCGCGCCATCCTGCCGGTGCTGCCCACCCGCGAGGAGTTCCCGTACGCCATCCGCCAGGTCTCCGAGGCGCTCGGCTCCAACGGCTCCACCTCGATGGGCTCGGTCTGCGCCTCCACCATGTCGCTGCTGAACGCCGGTGTGCCGCTGAAGGCCGCCGTCGCCGGTATCGCCATGGGCCTGATCTCGCAGGAGATCGACGGTGAGACCCACTACGTCGCGCTGACCGACATCCTCGGCGCCGAGGACGCGTACGGCGACATGGACTTCAAGGTCGCCGGTACCCGCAACTTCGTCACCGCCCTCCAGCTGGACACCAAGCTCAACGGCATCCCGGCGTCGGTGCTCGCCGCCGCGCTGAAGCAGGCCCGCGACGCCCGCCTGCACATCCTCGACGTGATGAACGAGGCCATCGACTCCCCGGACGAGATGTCCCCCAACGCGCCGCGCATCATCACCATCAAGATCCCGGTGGACAAGATCGGTGAGGTCATCGGCCCCAAGGGCAAGATGATCAACCAGATCCAGGAGGACACCGGCGCCGAGATCACGATCGAGGACGACGGCACCATCTACATCGGTGCCGCCGACGGCCCGGCCGCCGAGGCCGCCCGCACCACGATCAACCAGATCGCCAACCCGACCATGCCGGAGGTCGGCGAGCGCTACCTGGGTACCGTGGTCAAGACCACGACCTTCGGTGCGTTCGTGTCGCTCATGCCGGGCAAGGACGGCCTGCTGCACATCTCGCAGATCCGCAAGCTCGCCGGTGGCAAGCGCGTGGAGAACGTCGAGGACGTGCTCGCGGTCGGCGCCAAGGTCCAGGTCGAGATCGCCGAGATCGACCCGCGCGGCAAGCTCTCCCTGATCCCGGTCATCGAGGGCGAGGAGGGCGGCGAGGCCGCTTCCGAGTGA
- the rpsO gene encoding 30S ribosomal protein S15, with the protein MALASDVKKQIIAEFGTKEGDTGSPEVQVAMLSRRISDLTEHLKAHKHDHHSRRGLLILVGQRRRLLQYLAKKDIERFRTLVDRLGIRRGAAGGAR; encoded by the coding sequence GTGGCTCTCGCCTCTGACGTCAAGAAGCAGATCATCGCCGAGTTCGGCACCAAGGAGGGCGACACCGGCTCCCCCGAGGTCCAGGTGGCCATGCTCTCCCGCCGCATCTCGGACCTGACCGAGCACCTCAAGGCCCACAAGCACGACCACCACTCGCGTCGTGGTCTGCTGATCCTGGTCGGCCAGCGTCGCCGCCTGCTGCAGTACCTGGCCAAGAAGGACATCGAGCGCTTCCGTACGCTCGTCGACCGTCTGGGCATCCGCCGCGGTGCCGCCGGCGGCGCCCGCTGA
- the eccD gene encoding type VII secretion integral membrane protein EccD encodes MNAATTGFCRVTVVTPDRRIDVALPEDLALADVYPEVLRLARATQPDGTPTGFHLVRRDGTVLDSSLSLAAQHVRDGDLLALRPFAESLPPAVYDDVADAIAAAVEADRRFWSPELMRAFGLSGATVLLALLGFALWCSALRHDMHGLPGILAGVTAVVLTALAGVRARVYRDTRAALAFGLGALPHALIAGSGILAATHAGDGPGRLQFLAGCVTVLVVAVLLAGLLPERDAVFVAAAVAAAAGALAGFAAVLLPGTPAGHIAAVTGVTAVAAIGFLPGLSARFARLPVGFSAPGQARTRSREHEEENRAETVQYERIAQQARRGHEVLVGLVGGCAAVAAGACAVLGFTDEAFPELLALVIGLAIMLRARLFRYTSQVLALTVAGLLGLSLLIAGLALHTPRFIRAAAGPTDVDLRTVWLACAIAFGAAVLAAIALVVPRLGVSPFWGRILDLVDGLTLIALVPLALAVLNVYRLVRGVTG; translated from the coding sequence ATGAACGCCGCCACCACCGGATTCTGCCGGGTCACCGTCGTCACCCCCGACCGCCGGATCGACGTCGCCCTGCCCGAGGACCTCGCGCTCGCCGACGTCTACCCCGAGGTGCTGCGACTGGCCCGGGCCACCCAGCCCGACGGCACCCCCACCGGCTTCCACCTGGTCCGCCGGGACGGCACCGTCCTCGACAGCAGCCTGTCGCTGGCCGCCCAGCACGTCCGCGACGGCGACCTGCTCGCGCTGCGCCCCTTCGCCGAATCCCTCCCGCCCGCCGTGTACGACGACGTCGCCGACGCCATCGCCGCTGCCGTCGAGGCCGACCGCCGGTTCTGGAGCCCCGAACTCATGCGGGCCTTCGGGCTGTCCGGCGCCACGGTGCTGCTCGCCCTGCTCGGCTTCGCCCTCTGGTGCTCCGCGCTGCGCCATGACATGCACGGCCTGCCCGGCATCCTGGCCGGCGTCACCGCCGTCGTCCTCACCGCCCTGGCCGGGGTCCGCGCCCGCGTCTACCGGGACACCCGGGCGGCGCTCGCGTTCGGCCTCGGCGCACTGCCGCACGCCCTGATCGCCGGCAGCGGCATCCTCGCCGCCACGCACGCCGGGGACGGCCCCGGGCGGCTGCAGTTCCTGGCCGGCTGCGTCACCGTCCTGGTCGTCGCCGTGCTGCTGGCCGGTCTGCTCCCCGAGCGCGACGCGGTGTTCGTCGCCGCGGCCGTCGCCGCCGCCGCGGGCGCGCTCGCCGGCTTCGCCGCCGTCCTGCTGCCCGGCACCCCGGCCGGCCACATCGCCGCCGTCACCGGCGTCACCGCCGTCGCCGCGATCGGCTTCCTCCCCGGGCTGTCCGCCCGCTTCGCCCGGCTGCCCGTCGGCTTCAGCGCCCCCGGCCAGGCCCGCACCCGCAGCCGCGAGCACGAGGAGGAGAACCGCGCCGAGACCGTCCAGTACGAGCGGATCGCCCAGCAGGCCCGCCGCGGCCACGAGGTCCTGGTCGGCCTCGTCGGCGGCTGCGCCGCGGTCGCCGCCGGCGCCTGCGCGGTGCTCGGCTTCACCGACGAGGCCTTCCCCGAACTCCTCGCGCTCGTGATCGGCCTCGCCATCATGCTGCGGGCCCGACTGTTCCGCTACACCTCGCAGGTCCTCGCCCTCACCGTCGCAGGGCTGCTCGGCCTCTCGCTGCTGATCGCCGGCCTGGCGCTGCACACCCCGCGGTTCATCCGCGCCGCCGCCGGCCCAACCGACGTCGACCTGCGCACCGTCTGGCTGGCCTGCGCCATCGCCTTCGGCGCCGCGGTGCTCGCCGCGATCGCCCTCGTGGTGCCCCGACTCGGCGTCTCCCCGTTCTGGGGACGCATCCTGGACCTCGTCGACGGCCTCACCCTGATCGCCCTCGTCCCGCTGGCCCTCGCCGTCCTGAACGTCTACCGTCTGGTGCGCGGCGTGACCGGCTGA